A stretch of the Kroppenstedtia eburnea genome encodes the following:
- a CDS encoding FAD-binding dehydrogenase, translating to MVGVDVIVVGAGIAGLVATVELADAGKRVLLLDQEPESSLGGQAWWSFGGLFLVDSPEQRRMGIKDSRELAWQDWLGTAGFDREEDEDIWGRKWAEAYVDFAAGEKRAWLRRMGVRFFPVVGWAERGGALAEGHGNSVPRFHIVWGTGPGIVDPFERRLREHIKNGQVDYRPRHRVKHLIKSNGRVVGVSGSVLVPSSAARGEASSDEEVGHFEFRGEAVLVSSGGIGGNHDLVRENWPKRLGKPPRRMVSGVPAHVDGRMLAITEKAGGRIVNRDRMWHYTEGIKNWNPIWNNHGIRILPGPSSIWLDARGRRFPVPNFPGFDTLSTLKAIQETGYDYSWFILTQKIIEKEFALSGSEQNPDLTDKSIKKVMGRALPGAPGPVKAFMDRGEDFIVADTLAELVAGMNRLTGDNLLSLESIERQIRARDREVENKFTKDLQITALRGARHYLGDKWIRVAAPHQILDPKNGPLIAVRLHILSRKTLGGLQTDLSGKVLDAEGKAIPGLYAAGEVSGFGGGGVHGYRSLEGTFLGGCLFTGRVAGRAIAQELG from the coding sequence ATGGTGGGTGTGGATGTGATTGTGGTGGGGGCCGGAATCGCCGGTCTGGTCGCCACGGTGGAATTGGCGGATGCGGGGAAGAGAGTATTGCTTTTGGATCAAGAACCTGAAAGCTCCCTCGGGGGTCAGGCCTGGTGGTCTTTTGGCGGTCTGTTTCTGGTGGATTCTCCGGAGCAGCGGCGGATGGGTATCAAGGACTCCAGGGAATTGGCGTGGCAGGATTGGTTGGGGACGGCGGGGTTTGATCGGGAAGAGGATGAAGATATTTGGGGCAGAAAGTGGGCGGAAGCCTATGTCGACTTTGCCGCTGGAGAAAAGCGCGCCTGGTTACGAAGGATGGGGGTCCGCTTTTTTCCGGTTGTGGGTTGGGCGGAACGGGGAGGAGCCCTTGCCGAAGGACATGGAAACTCGGTGCCCCGCTTTCACATTGTATGGGGGACAGGTCCCGGAATTGTTGACCCATTTGAACGGCGCCTTCGGGAGCATATAAAAAACGGTCAGGTGGATTACCGGCCCCGCCATCGTGTGAAGCATTTGATTAAAAGTAACGGTAGAGTGGTGGGTGTGAGCGGCTCCGTACTGGTGCCGAGTTCAGCGGCACGGGGTGAAGCAAGTTCTGATGAAGAGGTCGGCCATTTTGAATTCAGGGGAGAAGCGGTGCTGGTTTCCAGCGGGGGGATCGGTGGCAACCACGATCTGGTTCGCGAAAATTGGCCGAAACGCCTGGGAAAACCTCCAAGGCGGATGGTCTCAGGCGTCCCGGCACACGTCGATGGACGGATGCTTGCCATCACGGAAAAAGCCGGTGGCCGCATCGTGAACCGGGATCGCATGTGGCACTACACCGAAGGGATAAAAAACTGGAATCCCATATGGAACAATCACGGAATCCGTATTCTCCCGGGGCCTTCATCCATCTGGTTGGATGCACGTGGAAGGCGTTTCCCGGTGCCGAATTTCCCCGGGTTTGACACCTTGAGCACTTTGAAAGCGATCCAAGAGACGGGCTACGACTATTCCTGGTTTATATTGACGCAAAAAATCATTGAAAAAGAATTTGCTCTGTCCGGTTCAGAGCAAAATCCTGATTTAACCGACAAAAGTATCAAAAAAGTGATGGGTAGAGCGTTGCCTGGGGCCCCCGGGCCGGTGAAGGCATTTATGGACCGGGGGGAGGATTTTATCGTCGCTGATACGTTGGCTGAATTGGTCGCGGGTATGAATCGACTCACAGGCGACAACTTACTGAGCCTGGAGAGCATTGAACGACAAATACGGGCAAGGGACCGTGAAGTGGAGAATAAATTCACCAAGGATCTTCAAATCACGGCTCTCCGTGGCGCACGTCATTATCTGGGCGATAAATGGATCCGCGTGGCCGCTCCACATCAAATACTGGATCCGAAAAACGGTCCTCTGATCGCTGTTCGCTTACATATTCTGAGCCGAAAAACCTTGGGAGGATTGCAGACCGATCTGTCCGGAAAAGTGTTGGATGCTGAAGGAAAAGCTATCCCGGGACTTTATGCAGCGGGCGAAGTTTCGGGCTTCGGCGGGGGAGGTGTCCACGGATATCGCTCCCTTGAAGGGACCTTCCTGGGTGGATGTCTTTTTACAGGAAGAGTGGCAGGGCGCGCAATTGCCCAAGAACTGGGCTGA
- a CDS encoding septum site-determining protein MinC yields MGKVMKPGVNIKGTKGGLLFLLDESRPFSAVLSELKYKLENGSNLWEGPDTRVLIKLGRRQITRDEEKEMRRLFSSHKNLIIHSIETSNGRPYLVDDRGIQILTGTVRSGQVLEHRGDLLLLGDVNPGGTVRSTGSIYVLGALRGLAHAGGEGDEEAIIAASSLYPTQLRIAGVVSRPPDEWGESGVTGMNFAYLVNGQIAVDKMHQLTRIRPEIEWKENRFRS; encoded by the coding sequence ATGGGTAAAGTGATGAAACCGGGTGTGAATATCAAGGGAACCAAGGGTGGGCTTCTCTTTCTGCTGGATGAGTCACGTCCCTTTTCCGCAGTTTTGAGCGAACTGAAATACAAGCTGGAGAATGGATCCAATCTGTGGGAAGGCCCCGACACCCGTGTCCTGATCAAGTTGGGAAGAAGACAGATCACGCGGGATGAAGAAAAGGAAATGAGAAGATTGTTTTCCTCCCACAAAAACCTGATTATCCATTCCATCGAGACATCCAATGGCCGGCCCTATCTGGTGGATGATCGGGGAATTCAAATATTGACGGGTACCGTCCGCTCCGGCCAGGTTTTGGAACATCGGGGGGACCTTCTCCTCCTGGGAGATGTGAACCCCGGAGGGACCGTCCGTTCCACGGGGAGTATCTATGTTCTGGGGGCTCTGCGGGGGTTGGCCCACGCAGGGGGCGAGGGGGATGAGGAAGCGATCATCGCCGCCTCCAGCCTGTACCCGACCCAACTCCGGATCGCCGGGGTGGTATCCCGGCCACCGGATGAATGGGGGGAATCGGGAGTAACGGGTATGAATTTTGCTTACCTGGTCAATGGACAGATCGCGGTGGACAAAATGCACCAATTGACTCGCATCCGTCCGGAAATCGAGTGGAAAGAGAACCGGTTCAGATCATAG
- a CDS encoding alpha/beta hydrolase, whose amino-acid sequence MKHLYRAGSNPDQPTLLLLHGTGGNEEDLLPLAKMISPEAGVLSVRGNVLENGMPRFFRRLAEGVFDEEDLVFRTGELVRFLDEASREYGFERRRLVAVGYSNGANIAASLLFHYRDALAGAILHHPMVPRRGMALPDLTGIGVWIGAGRNDPISAPAETEELGRLLEQAGAETEIFWHHGGHQLQREEVRRAADWFGKRF is encoded by the coding sequence ATGAAGCATCTTTATCGGGCCGGATCGAATCCGGATCAGCCGACACTTCTGTTGTTGCACGGGACGGGGGGAAATGAGGAGGATCTGTTGCCCCTTGCCAAGATGATCTCCCCGGAAGCGGGGGTGCTGAGTGTCAGGGGGAATGTGCTGGAAAATGGAATGCCCCGCTTTTTCCGCAGGCTGGCGGAGGGGGTGTTTGACGAGGAAGATCTCGTTTTCCGGACGGGGGAGTTGGTTCGTTTCCTGGATGAGGCTTCCCGGGAATACGGGTTTGAGCGGAGGCGGCTGGTGGCTGTCGGTTATTCCAACGGGGCCAATATCGCTGCCAGTCTGTTGTTTCATTACCGGGATGCCTTGGCCGGGGCGATCCTGCATCATCCGATGGTTCCCCGGAGAGGGATGGCCCTGCCCGATCTGACCGGGATCGGGGTCTGGATCGGAGCAGGGCGCAACGACCCCATCTCTGCTCCGGCAGAGACGGAGGAGTTGGGCAGATTGCTGGAGCAAGCCGGTGCCGAAACGGAGATTTTCTGGCACCATGGGGGTCATCAGCTGCAAAGGGAGGAAGTACGACGAGCCGCAGATTGGTTTGGAAAAAGATTTTAG
- a CDS encoding Maf family protein, whose protein sequence is MQPELVLASGSPRRKDLLEMMGLSFSVHPSSVTEEVPGDPAPGELVEILAAKKALAVAHTKKQALVIGSDTVVALGDEILGKPKDEEEACRTLQRLQGQSHQVYSGIALVKVDSGKVSHRLIKHRVTEVMIRNMGLEEIQWYVSTGEPMDKAGAYGIQGIGSLWVDWIDGCYSNVVGMSLPLLYDMMNEMGYPVLKESFAPENKA, encoded by the coding sequence ATGCAGCCGGAACTCGTACTCGCCTCCGGTTCCCCGCGGCGAAAAGATCTTCTCGAAATGATGGGTCTCTCCTTTTCGGTTCACCCCAGTTCCGTGACGGAGGAAGTTCCGGGAGATCCGGCGCCGGGGGAACTGGTGGAGATCCTTGCCGCTAAAAAAGCGCTGGCAGTGGCTCATACAAAAAAACAGGCATTGGTGATCGGATCGGATACAGTCGTGGCCCTGGGCGATGAGATCCTCGGCAAGCCGAAGGATGAGGAAGAGGCTTGTCGCACCCTGCAACGCCTTCAAGGGCAGTCCCACCAGGTCTATTCCGGGATTGCTCTGGTGAAGGTGGACAGCGGCAAGGTGTCCCATCGTCTGATCAAACACCGGGTGACGGAAGTGATGATTCGAAACATGGGCTTGGAGGAGATCCAATGGTATGTTTCCACCGGGGAGCCGATGGACAAAGCGGGGGCGTACGGGATCCAGGGCATCGGTTCGCTCTGGGTGGATTGGATCGACGGCTGTTACTCCAATGTGGTGGGGATGTCACTCCCCCTGCTCTACGACATGATGAATGAGATGGGTTACCCTGTCCTCAAGGAATCATTCGCTCCGGAAAATAAGGCGTAA
- a CDS encoding rod shape-determining protein — protein MRFWFGSKGKDGGNETIFQKFGGFTRDMGIDLGTANTLVYLKGQGIVVREPSVVAQETVSQEIKAVGDEAKRMIGRTPSNIVATRPMKDGVIADYNTTATMLEYFIKQAQNQRVYIPRRPNVMVCVPTGVTPVEKRAVEEATRAAGAKEAHTIEEPFAAAIGAGLPVWEPTGSMVVDIGGGTTEVAVISLGGIVTSKSLRVAGDGMDDAIIQYVKRMYNLMIGERSAETLKLEIGSAMATDPEETREIRGRDLISGLPKTIEITSTEVAEALDDTVSAIIDSVKLTLEQTPPELAADVMDQGIVLTGGGALLRKLDQRLAEETKMPVVIAENALDCVAIGTGQSLENLHLFTSGIGISSPRRRS, from the coding sequence ATGCGATTCTGGTTTGGGAGCAAAGGAAAAGACGGAGGAAATGAGACGATATTCCAGAAATTCGGAGGATTCACCAGAGACATGGGAATCGATCTGGGAACCGCCAATACCTTGGTCTATCTGAAGGGCCAGGGGATCGTCGTGAGAGAACCGTCTGTGGTGGCACAGGAAACAGTGTCCCAGGAGATTAAAGCCGTGGGGGACGAGGCCAAACGGATGATTGGAAGAACTCCGAGCAACATCGTGGCCACTCGTCCGATGAAAGACGGAGTGATCGCCGATTACAATACCACGGCCACCATGTTGGAATATTTTATCAAGCAGGCACAAAACCAACGGGTTTACATCCCCCGACGTCCCAATGTGATGGTTTGTGTCCCCACCGGAGTCACCCCGGTGGAGAAGCGTGCAGTGGAAGAGGCGACCCGTGCGGCCGGGGCGAAGGAGGCTCATACCATCGAGGAGCCCTTTGCCGCCGCCATCGGTGCCGGCTTGCCCGTCTGGGAACCGACGGGGAGTATGGTGGTGGATATCGGGGGCGGGACGACGGAGGTTGCCGTCATCTCCCTGGGCGGTATCGTCACTTCCAAATCCCTGCGTGTGGCGGGGGACGGGATGGATGATGCGATCATCCAATATGTCAAACGCATGTACAACTTGATGATCGGTGAACGGAGTGCCGAAACGCTGAAACTGGAGATCGGATCGGCGATGGCGACAGATCCGGAAGAAACCAGGGAAATCCGCGGTCGGGATCTGATTTCCGGTTTGCCCAAGACCATCGAGATCACCTCCACTGAAGTGGCGGAAGCACTGGATGATACCGTGAGTGCCATCATTGACTCGGTCAAGCTGACTCTGGAACAGACCCCGCCGGAACTGGCGGCGGATGTCATGGATCAGGGGATCGTGTTGACCGGAGGGGGTGCCCTGCTGCGAAAACTGGACCAAAGACTGGCAGAGGAGACCAAAATGCCAGTGGTGATTGCGGAAAATGCCTTGGATTGTGTGGCGATCGGTACGGGACAATCTCTTGAAAACCTCCATCTGTTCACTTCCGGCATCGGGATCTCTTCCCCCCGTCGCCGGTCATAA
- a CDS encoding prepilin peptidase, translated as MEWLALFVGGLVGWWIPGVSGRIFLSGPQGKRGIQPAMAVVGAGGFHLLVLSSLTLGEQIIGGLLLLFLLAAVALDLSCRLIPNRLNGMAALGFLLVRLLSGQEVLSPLGAGLFGGGILLAISLLSRGGVGGGDMKMAAAAGLALGWPKVATGVGLAVLSGGLWASFLLMTGKVDRKTPLPFAPHLAIGFYVSWLWGEILVRKYLSLYS; from the coding sequence ATGGAATGGCTGGCGTTGTTCGTGGGTGGACTCGTGGGGTGGTGGATTCCGGGGGTGTCAGGTCGTATTTTTCTTTCGGGCCCCCAGGGGAAGAGGGGAATCCAGCCCGCGATGGCAGTTGTGGGTGCTGGTGGTTTCCATTTGTTGGTTTTATCTTCCCTGACACTGGGAGAGCAGATCATCGGCGGGCTGTTGCTCCTCTTTTTGCTGGCGGCGGTCGCCCTTGATCTGTCCTGCCGCCTGATTCCCAATCGTCTCAACGGAATGGCGGCCCTCGGATTTTTGCTGGTCCGTCTCCTGTCCGGTCAGGAGGTTCTCTCACCGCTGGGGGCGGGCTTGTTCGGAGGTGGAATCCTTTTGGCCATCTCCCTTCTTTCCCGGGGGGGAGTAGGGGGAGGGGATATGAAGATGGCCGCCGCTGCCGGGCTTGCTTTGGGATGGCCCAAGGTGGCCACCGGAGTGGGACTGGCGGTTTTATCCGGTGGGCTTTGGGCTTCCTTTCTTCTGATGACGGGAAAAGTGGATCGTAAAACCCCTCTCCCTTTTGCCCCCCATCTGGCGATCGGTTTTTATGTATCCTGGCTGTGGGGGGAGATACTGGTTCGGAAATATCTCTCCCTGTACAGCTGA
- the radC gene encoding RadC family protein, translating to MIRDVPAEDRPRERLSREGPASLSNAELVAILLRTGTASESVLQLANRVLSRTEGLKGLAGSTLNELVQIKGIGPAKGIQLLAGIELGRRVFRALPAERTQIRSPGDAADYVMDEMRHLSQEHFLCLFLNTKNRVIDKKCIFVGSLNSSVVHPREVFREAIRRSSAGVICVHNHPSGDPTPSREDIHVTERLVEAGQIVGIELLDHIIIGDHRYYSMKEKGIIPV from the coding sequence ATGATTCGTGATGTGCCGGCAGAAGACCGGCCCAGGGAACGGCTGTCCCGGGAGGGGCCCGCCTCACTTTCCAATGCGGAACTGGTTGCCATTCTGCTACGGACGGGCACCGCTTCGGAATCAGTGCTGCAACTGGCCAACCGGGTTCTCTCCCGGACCGAGGGATTGAAGGGATTGGCCGGCTCCACCTTGAATGAGTTGGTCCAGATCAAAGGGATCGGTCCGGCCAAAGGGATTCAGCTCCTGGCGGGAATCGAGCTGGGGCGCCGGGTCTTCCGGGCCTTGCCTGCGGAGCGGACCCAGATTCGGTCTCCCGGGGATGCCGCCGATTATGTGATGGATGAGATGCGGCATCTGTCCCAGGAACATTTTCTTTGTCTGTTTCTGAACACCAAAAACCGGGTAATCGACAAAAAATGCATCTTTGTGGGAAGTCTCAATTCGTCGGTGGTTCATCCGCGGGAGGTGTTCCGTGAAGCGATCCGCAGGAGCTCGGCGGGCGTGATCTGCGTCCACAATCACCCCAGCGGGGACCCGACACCCAGCCGGGAGGACATCCATGTGACGGAACGCCTCGTCGAGGCAGGACAGATCGTCGGGATTGAGTTGTTGGACCATATCATCATCGGGGATCATCGTTACTACAGCATGAAAGAGAAGGGGATTATTCCCGTCTGA
- the mreD gene encoding rod shape-determining protein MreD, with the protein MAAWMLTGFLSFLFLLEGTVLQDVAPQAWGSPFIWIPQPVTSGIIILSLIQGRKAGLIYGLCFGLIHDLVFGQVIGVYAFSTAAIGYMAGQISRQFVSGPIVALFATGICQAVHLLMVFGWYRLFNVTQMPWDESIIYHIIPSVLINTVVAYPVYRGIRWIVGRFHPHSVHLFDK; encoded by the coding sequence ATGGCGGCCTGGATGCTAACCGGTTTCCTCTCCTTTCTTTTTTTGTTGGAGGGAACTGTGTTGCAGGATGTGGCTCCCCAGGCTTGGGGGAGTCCTTTTATCTGGATTCCGCAACCGGTGACCAGCGGAATTATTATTTTATCATTGATTCAGGGCAGAAAAGCCGGTCTGATTTACGGGTTGTGTTTCGGTTTGATCCACGATCTGGTGTTTGGACAGGTGATCGGCGTCTATGCCTTCAGCACCGCCGCGATCGGTTATATGGCGGGACAGATCTCCCGTCAATTTGTTTCCGGTCCCATTGTCGCCCTGTTTGCGACCGGGATTTGTCAGGCGGTCCATCTGTTGATGGTGTTTGGTTGGTACCGTCTCTTCAATGTGACGCAAATGCCTTGGGATGAGTCGATCATCTACCACATCATCCCATCGGTTTTGATCAACACTGTGGTTGCTTATCCGGTCTACCGGGGGATTCGGTGGATTGTCGGGCGCTTTCACCCTCATTCGGTACATTTGTTTGATAAATGA
- the minD gene encoding septum site-determining protein MinD, with protein MGEAIVVTSGKGGVGKSTTSANIGTALALSGKKVCLLDTDIGLRNLDVLVGLENRIIYDLVDVTQQKCKIEQAWIKHKRCDTLYLLPAAQTKDKSAVDAKQLRWLIAELKERFDYVIIDCPAGIEMGFKNAVAGADRAIVVTTPENAAIRDVDRVIGILEKERVPQPKLVVNRFRPQMVKDGGMMDVEEVISVLSVDLLGVVPDDEEVIRAGHQGEPIVFHPRNLAAKAYRNIARRIQGEVVPLLPLDPERKLFHRMKRWLGFT; from the coding sequence GTGGGGGAAGCCATCGTCGTGACTTCCGGAAAAGGCGGTGTGGGCAAATCGACTACATCCGCCAATATCGGAACGGCCCTCGCCTTGTCCGGCAAGAAGGTGTGCCTGCTGGACACGGATATCGGGTTGCGAAATCTGGATGTGCTGGTGGGGCTGGAAAACCGCATCATCTACGACCTTGTGGATGTGACTCAACAAAAGTGCAAAATCGAACAGGCATGGATCAAACATAAACGCTGCGACACTCTTTACCTGTTGCCTGCGGCCCAGACGAAGGACAAGTCCGCGGTGGATGCAAAACAACTCCGCTGGCTGATCGCCGAGCTGAAGGAACGCTTTGACTACGTGATCATCGATTGTCCGGCGGGGATCGAGATGGGTTTTAAGAACGCCGTCGCCGGGGCGGACCGGGCGATTGTGGTCACCACTCCGGAAAATGCGGCGATCCGGGATGTGGACCGGGTGATCGGAATCCTGGAAAAGGAGCGGGTTCCGCAACCCAAACTGGTGGTCAACCGCTTTCGTCCCCAGATGGTGAAGGACGGAGGCATGATGGATGTGGAGGAAGTCATCTCCGTCCTGTCCGTCGACCTGCTGGGGGTGGTTCCCGATGACGAGGAAGTGATCCGGGCCGGACATCAGGGAGAACCCATCGTCTTCCATCCCCGAAACCTCGCCGCCAAAGCCTACCGCAACATCGCCCGCCGGATCCAGGGAGAAGTGGTCCCCCTCCTCCCCCTCGACCCGGAACGGAAACTCTTCCACCGAATGAAACGCTGGCTCGGCTTTACATAA
- the mreC gene encoding rod shape-determining protein MreC — translation MFLRLFANRRLFVLLLAVILLTVSVGMTRGEREKVTWVEAGVKNTVAWLSSWIPAPSRLLAEEAPEGGDAEGGGVLQLKAELSRLKQENRQLKEAANYIDKNKESYITAQTVARSPDRWNDRLVIDKGKKDGIQKNMPVVTHEGLIGRVSAVTDQMADIQLLTDSGSTPGIAAHVLAGEEIFGLIEGYDEKSKRLLMKKIASGVRLKKGQLVVTSGMSEIFPGNLLIGTVDQVTTGDFGVDQMVYVKPAARFERLQYVMVVRDPAKIQLNKHRQKLDEKDEGDGGD, via the coding sequence GTGTTTTTACGCCTGTTTGCCAACCGTCGTCTGTTTGTCCTGTTGCTGGCGGTGATCCTGTTGACGGTTTCCGTCGGGATGACCCGGGGGGAGCGGGAAAAAGTGACCTGGGTGGAAGCCGGGGTGAAGAACACTGTCGCCTGGCTGAGCAGTTGGATCCCTGCCCCCTCCCGTCTCCTGGCGGAGGAAGCCCCGGAGGGGGGAGATGCGGAAGGCGGGGGAGTCCTTCAATTAAAAGCGGAACTGAGCCGGTTGAAGCAGGAGAACCGTCAATTGAAAGAGGCAGCCAACTACATTGATAAAAACAAAGAAAGCTATATCACAGCTCAAACCGTGGCCCGCAGTCCGGACCGTTGGAATGACCGGCTGGTGATCGACAAAGGGAAAAAGGACGGCATCCAAAAGAACATGCCGGTCGTCACCCATGAAGGCTTGATCGGACGGGTGTCGGCGGTGACTGATCAGATGGCGGACATCCAGCTTCTGACAGACTCCGGCAGCACCCCCGGGATTGCCGCCCACGTTCTGGCCGGGGAGGAAATATTCGGTCTGATCGAAGGATATGACGAAAAAAGCAAGCGCCTGCTGATGAAGAAGATCGCTTCCGGGGTTCGATTGAAAAAAGGGCAACTGGTGGTCACCTCGGGCATGTCGGAGATCTTCCCGGGCAATCTTTTGATCGGAACCGTGGATCAGGTGACAACGGGGGATTTCGGAGTGGATCAGATGGTTTATGTGAAACCCGCCGCCCGGTTTGAACGGCTCCAATATGTGATGGTCGTCCGTGATCCGGCCAAAATTCAACTGAACAAACACCGGCAAAAATTGGATGAAAAGGATGAGGGAGATGGAGGGGATTAA
- a CDS encoding immunity protein YezG family protein → MLDDEKVGHMYQQIARTVIDMIPEEWDKVYLYGEVEEERQASFFFYYPVASKEPVYSLDIPELYEVDEEKFDQLKDQLYEHIETLWNEYKQSGEELWSTLNMIMERDKFKIEFGYEDLSAPETDYYERSLAWEYNYLGLVPKDSYAKKVLDEYLKKKESEQER, encoded by the coding sequence ATGCTGGATGATGAAAAAGTGGGTCATATGTATCAACAAATTGCCCGTACGGTGATTGATATGATCCCGGAAGAATGGGACAAGGTGTATCTATATGGGGAAGTGGAGGAAGAAAGACAGGCTTCTTTCTTTTTCTACTATCCTGTTGCAAGTAAAGAGCCTGTGTATAGCTTGGATATTCCAGAGTTGTACGAGGTGGATGAAGAAAAGTTTGACCAATTAAAGGATCAACTGTATGAACATATCGAAACCTTGTGGAACGAGTATAAACAAAGCGGAGAAGAGTTGTGGTCTACTCTCAATATGATTATGGAGCGGGACAAGTTTAAGATCGAGTTTGGTTATGAGGACTTGTCTGCACCTGAAACCGATTATTATGAAAGAAGCTTAGCATGGGAGTATAACTATCTTGGGCTGGTCCCAAAAGATAGTTATGCTAAAAAAGTTTTGGACGAGTATTTGAAGAAGAAAGAGAGTGAACAGGAGCGATAA
- a CDS encoding terpene cyclase/mutase family protein: MCPAEHLQAASERMHQLVEELTRQQQADGRWIFCFESGPMTDAYMLLLYEIFGTGKKEFREGIAGRLLSLSDNGIWRLYPDEKKGSISATMEASFALVAAGFKDPSDPLIQNSQAFVREQGGVAATGSLTKVMLTLVGQFNWPDLEPQVPIKVFLLPWWFPISFFDFVGFTRCHAAPIVLASHRKFSRRLPRGPRNVTPWNGEAGGRDVTPFTGLERKIDELLPYPPPSISGGGMDQLAEERGIRFILDRVEPDGTLYSYFSTTFLMIFSLMAVGYPRNHPVLQRAMSGLEGFLYPVKGGLHLQETTSAVWDTALITYALQEAGVPADTAVIRKGCNYLLSRQHSRLGDWALRNPGVPPGGWGFSDINTINPDLDDTTYSLRVLGPLSQVDGRVRQAWERGAHWALSMQNRDGGWSAFEKNTDKKWPLVLLPKTDAQTVWTDPSTHDLTGRTLEWIGNHLGWKRGHPVVERASRFLVTHQEPNGSWFGRWGIAYIYGTWAALTGLASVGFRRGDPAVDRGVRWLLNIQNKDGGWGESCRSDVVRMYVSLGKSTEVQTAWAVDALVAVHDSPIPEIDAGVKRLLELSESPGEMADTPTGGGLSGQFYIHYHSYRYIWPLVALSHYRRKYGEEPG, encoded by the coding sequence GTGTGTCCAGCAGAACATCTGCAAGCGGCGTCTGAACGGATGCATCAGCTGGTGGAGGAGTTAACCCGTCAACAGCAGGCGGACGGACGTTGGATCTTCTGTTTTGAGAGCGGGCCCATGACTGATGCCTACATGCTGTTGCTGTATGAGATTTTCGGCACGGGGAAAAAAGAGTTCCGGGAAGGGATCGCCGGGCGTCTTCTCTCCCTGTCGGACAATGGCATCTGGCGGCTGTATCCCGATGAAAAGAAGGGAAGCATTTCCGCCACCATGGAGGCCTCCTTTGCCTTGGTGGCCGCCGGGTTTAAAGATCCGTCAGATCCGCTCATCCAAAACAGCCAGGCCTTTGTGCGGGAACAGGGAGGGGTCGCCGCAACGGGTTCCCTGACCAAGGTGATGTTGACCCTGGTCGGTCAGTTCAATTGGCCGGATCTGGAACCCCAGGTTCCGATCAAGGTATTCCTTCTTCCCTGGTGGTTTCCCATCAGTTTCTTTGATTTTGTCGGGTTTACCCGGTGCCATGCGGCACCGATTGTGCTGGCATCCCACCGGAAATTTTCCCGCCGGTTGCCCCGGGGTCCCCGGAATGTGACCCCTTGGAACGGAGAAGCAGGGGGAAGAGATGTGACCCCTTTTACCGGATTGGAACGGAAAATCGATGAACTGCTGCCTTATCCACCTCCATCCATCAGCGGCGGCGGCATGGATCAACTGGCCGAGGAGAGGGGAATTCGGTTTATCTTGGACCGGGTGGAACCGGACGGTACATTGTACAGTTACTTCAGCACTACCTTTTTGATGATCTTCAGTTTGATGGCGGTGGGATATCCACGGAACCATCCGGTACTCCAGCGGGCGATGTCGGGATTGGAAGGTTTCCTGTATCCGGTGAAGGGGGGCCTCCACCTTCAGGAGACCACTTCCGCTGTCTGGGATACGGCCCTGATCACTTATGCACTTCAGGAAGCGGGCGTGCCGGCCGACACCGCCGTCATCCGCAAAGGATGCAATTATCTCCTGAGCCGACAACACTCCCGCCTCGGGGATTGGGCATTGCGAAACCCCGGTGTGCCCCCCGGGGGATGGGGCTTTTCCGATATCAATACGATCAATCCCGATCTGGATGACACCACCTACAGCCTTCGTGTGCTGGGCCCCCTCTCCCAGGTGGACGGCCGGGTCCGCCAAGCCTGGGAGAGGGGAGCCCACTGGGCTCTGTCCATGCAAAACCGGGACGGGGGGTGGTCCGCCTTTGAAAAAAACACAGATAAAAAGTGGCCTCTCGTCCTGTTGCCAAAGACGGACGCCCAGACGGTCTGGACCGATCCATCCACCCACGATCTGACGGGTCGTACCCTGGAATGGATCGGAAACCACCTGGGATGGAAACGGGGGCATCCCGTGGTGGAGAGGGCTTCCCGGTTCCTGGTGACCCATCAGGAGCCCAACGGTTCCTGGTTTGGCAGATGGGGGATCGCCTACATCTATGGAACCTGGGCGGCCTTGACAGGTCTGGCATCGGTGGGTTTTCGGCGGGGGGATCCCGCTGTCGACCGGGGCGTCCGGTGGCTCCTGAACATCCAGAATAAAGACGGGGGCTGGGGAGAATCCTGTCGCAGCGATGTGGTCCGGATGTATGTCTCTCTGGGGAAGAGTACCGAGGTCCAGACTGCCTGGGCGGTGGATGCTTTGGTGGCGGTCCATGATTCGCCCATCCCGGAGATCGATGCAGGGGTCAAGCGGCTGTTGGAGTTGTCGGAAAGCCCGGGAGAGATGGCGGATACGCCCACAGGTGGCGGATTGTCAGGCCAGTTCTATATCCACTATCACAGCTACCGCTATATTTGGCCGCTGGTCGCCTTGTCCCATTACCGGAGAAAATACGGGGAAGAACCAGGCTGA